CATTGTACGGTTGTGTACATGACAACGTCCGTGAGCGCCACCGTTGCTCGACAGACCTTGCCGGCGCAGTTGGATCGTGTCGAAGCAGGGGAGCAGGTCGAGATCACCCGCCATGGCAAGGTCGTGGCGGTCCTGGTCAGCCCCGATCAGGTGCGTATCCGGCGTACCTCAAAGGTCTGGGAGCGTGCCGATGAGATCGGCCGACAACTCGAGGAGGCCCGGAACCGACCGCTTGACGAAGTGGGCCTGCTAGGTGCTGAACGAGCGGAAGAACTAGTCCGCGAGGTATATGCGGGCCGCGCCGAGTGACTCGCATCGTCGCGTTCGATGCAGACGTTCTGATCTATGCCGCTTACCTCGACCATCCGTTGGGCGTCCGGGTCAAAGCGGCCCTCGCCGATCCGAGCCTTCGTGCGGTGGGGTCGGTCCTGTTGCTCACCGAAGTACTCGCGAAACCGATCCGGCAGTCCCCGGACTCTGAGGAGTCCCGCACGCTGAAAACGCTCCTCGGCGAAGTGGACCTGAAGGACGTCGACCGTGCGACGAGTCGTCTTGCACTCAGCTACGCGATCGAGTTCCGTCTGCGCGTGACGGATGCCACGCACCTGGCGACGGCGGTCGCGGCTGGTGCAGATGCCTTCCTGACCAACAATCGCAAGGACTTTCCGAAGACGATCGAGGAGATCGAGGTCCTCTACCCCGATGACTTGCCGGCCTGAGCGGGGTTTGCGCGGGTTGTCGACAGACGCGCGGGTTATAAGCCGCGCAAACGTCGATAACCCGCGCGAACGTGGGACTCGCGCCGATTCGGCAGGTGGGCCGCCCGCTGGTAGCCTGGGATCGCCGTACAACCGGCCGCGGATCAAGAGCGCCCTGGTGGATATGCCCAGGTGCACCGCGCAACCTAGACGAGAAGGAGTCGCCCGACCATGCCGTTGGACACCGCCACCAAGGCCAAGATCATTTCCGAATACGGGACCAAAGAGGGCGACACCGGTTCGCCCGAGGTGCAGATCGCGATGCTCACGCAGCGCATCACCGACCTGACCGAGCACTCCCGTCAGCACCCGCACGACCACCACAGCCGCCGGGGCCTGCTGCTCCTGGTCGGTCAGCGCAAGCGTCTGCTGCGTTACCTGGAGGACGTGGACGTCGAGCGTTACCGTTCGCTGATCAAGCGACTGGGTCTGCGTCGCTGAGTGCACAGAGTTACGACCGAGAGGCGGTCACCCACGGGGTGGCCGTCTCTTCGGCGTATGTAGGGAAGCCCGCACACAACGATGATGTGCGGTCTGACATGAGAAACAAGAAGAGGAGGGCCCATGGAGGGTCCAGAAATCACATTCGCTGAAGCCGTCATCGACAACGGCGACTTCGGTACCCGCACGGTCCGGTTCGAGACCGGCCGTCTGGCCAAGCAGGCCGCTGGTGCGGTGCTGTGCTACTTGGACGACGAGACGTCCTTGCTGTCGACGACGGCCGCGGGCAAGCAGCCCAAGGACCAGTTCGACTTCTTCCCCCTGACCGTTGACGTCGAGGAGCGGATGTACGCCGCGGGCAAGATCCCGGGCAGCTTCTTCCGCCGCGAGGGTCGCCCGTCCACGGACGCGATCCTGACCTGCCGGTTGATCGACCGGCCGCTGCGCCCGGCCTTCGTGAAGGGTCTGCGCAACGAGGTCCAGGTCGTCATCACGGTCCTGAGTCTGAACCCAGACCACCAGTACGACGTGCTG
The window above is part of the Branchiibius hedensis genome. Proteins encoded here:
- a CDS encoding type II toxin-antitoxin system Phd/YefM family antitoxin, with translation MTTSVSATVARQTLPAQLDRVEAGEQVEITRHGKVVAVLVSPDQVRIRRTSKVWERADEIGRQLEEARNRPLDEVGLLGAERAEELVREVYAGRAE
- a CDS encoding type II toxin-antitoxin system VapC family toxin; translation: MTRIVAFDADVLIYAAYLDHPLGVRVKAALADPSLRAVGSVLLLTEVLAKPIRQSPDSEESRTLKTLLGEVDLKDVDRATSRLALSYAIEFRLRVTDATHLATAVAAGADAFLTNNRKDFPKTIEEIEVLYPDDLPA
- the rpsO gene encoding 30S ribosomal protein S15, encoding MPLDTATKAKIISEYGTKEGDTGSPEVQIAMLTQRITDLTEHSRQHPHDHHSRRGLLLLVGQRKRLLRYLEDVDVERYRSLIKRLGLRR